In a single window of the Penaeus monodon isolate SGIC_2016 chromosome 3, NSTDA_Pmon_1, whole genome shotgun sequence genome:
- the LOC119586297 gene encoding uncharacterized protein LOC119586297 encodes MPKDLDTITRGDVEFRSTSTGILCMQWFNQYPLPVLSTVHTSELVTEKSRFGIECTKPRAVSGYHAAVRGTRQLALSFPEVQDSVVWYKKVIFDLLNMAVVNACVHKAVGGGLILFEFKGGLIRQLIPKSASTRIKLSRMVSKELRLQGATTHNQ; translated from the coding sequence ATGCCGAAGGACCTGGATACCATTACCCGTGGCGACGTGGAGTTCCGCAGTACTTCTACAGGCATATTGTGTATGCAATGGTTCAACCAATATCCCCTTCCCGTGCTGTCTACAGTGCACACTTCTGAACTGGTCACAGAAAAGTCCCGGTTTGGTATAGAGTGCACCAAACCCAGGGCGGTGTCTGGGTATCATGCAGCGGTGCGAGGAACACGTCAGCTAGCTCTGTCTTTCCCGGAAGTCCAGGATTCTGTCGTGTGGTACAAGAAGGTGATCTTCGACCTTCTCAACATGGCAGTTGTGAACGCCTGCGTGCACAAAGCCGTCGGAGGGGGTCTGATTCTCTTCGAGTTCAAGGGGGGGCTCATCCGCCAGCTCATCCCGAAGTCCGCCAGCACGAGGATTAAATTGTCCCGGATGGTCTCCAAGGAGTTACGCCTTCAGGGAGCGACCACCCACAACCAGTAG